In one Parvibaculum sp. genomic region, the following are encoded:
- a CDS encoding nitrate reductase subunit alpha has product MSHTLDRLTFFRRHTETFSGGHGVLSDEDRTWEEAYRNRWRHDKIVRSTHGVNCTGSCSWKIYVKGGIVTWETQQTDYPRTRDDLPNHEPRGCARGASYSWYLYSANRVKYPLVRARLLRAWREARKSLPPVAAWKSIQDDPAKREEYVTRRGMGGFVRAHWDEVNEIIAAANAHTIRKWGPDRVFGFSPIPAMSMVSYAAGARYLQLIGGVTGSFYDWYCDLPPASPQTWGEQTDVAESADWYNSNFLILWGSNVPQTRTPDAHFYTEARYKGVKSVVICPDYSEASKFSDLWLAAKQGTDAALGMAFGHVILTEYHRDRQVPYFRDYVRQYTDLPLLVRLAPQEDGFVPQQLLRAADFDGALGESNNPDWKTVAIDEKTGKIVVPNGSIGFRWGEDGKWNLEEREAGGAETVLRLGLKGIEDEIAKVRFPYFANTASNGFASTDHPSVLTRNIPVKKVKLADGSQALVACVYDLLMANYGVDQGYGGEHLAAGYDDMEPYTPAWAEEITSVSRENIIATARGFATNAEKTNGKSMVIIGAGMNHWYHMDMNYRAVINMLVLCGCIGQSGGGWSHYVGQEKLRPQTGWAPLAFATDWVRPPRQQNSTSFFYAHTDQWRYETVPVEEILSPTADAGDWAGSFIDYNAKAERMGWLPSAPALKVNPLEIADRAKATGTDAKNYVAQALKSGELEMSCMDPDDPHNWPRNMFVWRSNLLGSSGKGHEYFLKHLLGTDHGVQGKDLGEMGRDKPRQVKWHDEAPRGKLDLLVCIDFRMSTTAVYSDIVLPTATWYEKNDLNTSDMHPFIHPLGAAVDPAWESRSDWEIFKGLAKSFSEVAPEVLGVETDVVLIPIQHDSAGELAQAHGVKDWYAGECDPIPGKTMPSVVAVERDYSQIYAKFTALGPLLDNLGNGGKGIGWNTTDEVERLTSLNGKVLNDTVSRGRPRIESDIDACEIILMLAPETNGEVAVKAWKSLEKQTGREHAHLAIPKEDEKIRFRDIVAQPRKIISSPIWSGIESEHVSYNAGYTNVHELIPWRTLTGRQQLYQDHDWMRAFGETLVVYKPPVDLKTLHVKGDKPNGNPEITLNFITPHQKWGIHSTYTDNLLMLTLNRGGPVVWVSETDARKAGLVDNDWVEVFNANGALTARAVVSQRIREGTMFMYHAQEKIVNTPGSEITGKRGGIHNSVTRAILKPTHMIGGYAQLAYGFNYYGTVGSNRDEFIILRKMSKVDWLETPAAQAEGAQ; this is encoded by the coding sequence ATGAGCCATACACTTGACCGCCTTACCTTCTTTCGCCGGCATACGGAGACCTTTTCCGGAGGGCACGGCGTTCTCAGCGACGAAGATCGCACCTGGGAGGAGGCCTACCGGAACCGATGGCGCCATGACAAGATTGTCCGGTCCACACATGGCGTGAACTGCACTGGATCCTGCTCGTGGAAAATCTACGTCAAGGGCGGTATTGTCACTTGGGAAACACAGCAGACAGACTACCCGCGTACGCGCGACGACCTGCCCAATCATGAACCGCGGGGATGTGCGCGCGGCGCCAGCTATAGCTGGTATCTCTACTCCGCGAACCGGGTCAAATATCCACTTGTTCGTGCCCGTCTTCTCCGGGCGTGGCGGGAAGCGCGCAAGTCTTTGCCGCCGGTCGCGGCATGGAAGTCCATCCAGGATGATCCCGCCAAACGTGAGGAATACGTCACACGTCGCGGCATGGGTGGTTTTGTACGCGCCCACTGGGACGAAGTGAATGAGATCATCGCGGCAGCGAACGCACATACGATCCGCAAGTGGGGCCCGGACCGCGTCTTTGGTTTCTCTCCGATCCCGGCCATGTCGATGGTCTCTTACGCGGCCGGGGCTCGCTATCTCCAACTGATCGGCGGCGTAACGGGTTCGTTCTATGACTGGTACTGCGATCTGCCACCGGCGAGTCCGCAAACCTGGGGCGAACAGACGGATGTTGCCGAAAGTGCAGACTGGTACAATTCCAATTTCCTGATCTTGTGGGGGTCGAATGTTCCTCAGACCCGCACCCCGGACGCGCACTTCTATACGGAAGCGCGCTACAAAGGGGTGAAGTCGGTCGTCATCTGCCCGGACTATTCCGAAGCATCCAAATTCTCCGATCTCTGGCTGGCGGCAAAGCAGGGAACCGATGCGGCGCTTGGCATGGCATTCGGTCACGTTATCCTGACCGAATACCACCGGGACCGGCAGGTGCCCTATTTCCGGGACTACGTACGTCAGTACACAGATTTACCTCTGCTTGTCCGTCTTGCCCCGCAGGAGGATGGGTTTGTACCTCAACAGCTTTTGCGCGCCGCTGATTTTGATGGCGCTCTTGGTGAGAGCAACAATCCCGATTGGAAGACCGTCGCGATTGACGAAAAGACCGGCAAAATCGTTGTGCCGAATGGATCGATTGGCTTCCGCTGGGGTGAGGATGGCAAGTGGAATCTTGAGGAACGTGAGGCTGGTGGCGCGGAAACGGTACTTCGCCTTGGCCTGAAGGGCATTGAGGATGAGATCGCGAAGGTCCGGTTTCCGTATTTTGCGAACACGGCGTCCAATGGGTTCGCTTCGACGGACCACCCGAGTGTCCTGACACGGAATATTCCGGTCAAGAAGGTCAAACTCGCCGACGGCTCGCAGGCGCTGGTCGCATGCGTCTATGACTTGCTGATGGCCAATTATGGTGTCGATCAGGGCTATGGCGGAGAGCATCTGGCCGCTGGCTATGATGATATGGAGCCCTACACGCCTGCCTGGGCGGAGGAGATCACCTCTGTTTCGCGCGAGAATATTATTGCAACGGCCCGCGGTTTTGCCACCAACGCCGAGAAGACCAATGGCAAGTCTATGGTCATCATCGGCGCCGGCATGAACCACTGGTATCACATGGACATGAACTACCGCGCCGTGATCAACATGCTCGTCCTGTGCGGTTGCATCGGTCAGTCTGGCGGCGGCTGGTCGCACTATGTGGGCCAGGAAAAACTTCGCCCGCAGACCGGTTGGGCGCCTCTGGCCTTTGCGACCGATTGGGTCCGTCCGCCGCGCCAGCAGAACTCGACTTCGTTCTTTTACGCGCATACCGATCAGTGGCGTTATGAGACGGTTCCCGTTGAAGAAATCCTCTCGCCGACTGCGGATGCCGGCGATTGGGCAGGGAGCTTCATCGACTACAATGCCAAGGCTGAGCGCATGGGCTGGCTGCCTTCAGCGCCAGCGCTGAAGGTCAATCCGTTGGAGATTGCGGATCGGGCGAAGGCGACCGGCACTGATGCGAAGAACTATGTCGCGCAGGCGCTGAAGTCCGGTGAACTTGAAATGTCCTGCATGGACCCGGACGATCCGCACAACTGGCCTCGCAACATGTTCGTCTGGCGCTCCAACCTTCTTGGGTCGTCCGGCAAAGGCCATGAGTATTTTCTGAAACATCTGCTTGGTACCGATCATGGCGTTCAGGGCAAGGACCTTGGTGAAATGGGTCGAGACAAGCCGCGCCAGGTGAAGTGGCACGATGAGGCGCCGCGCGGGAAGCTCGACCTATTGGTGTGTATCGACTTTCGTATGTCGACGACTGCCGTCTATTCCGACATCGTCCTGCCTACGGCGACTTGGTACGAGAAAAACGATCTCAACACGTCCGATATGCACCCCTTCATTCACCCGCTCGGCGCGGCCGTGGATCCTGCCTGGGAAAGCCGGTCAGATTGGGAAATCTTCAAGGGCCTTGCAAAGAGTTTTTCAGAAGTCGCGCCTGAAGTGCTTGGGGTGGAAACAGATGTCGTCCTGATACCGATCCAGCATGATAGTGCCGGAGAGCTGGCGCAGGCACACGGCGTAAAGGACTGGTATGCGGGCGAGTGCGACCCGATCCCGGGTAAAACAATGCCTTCTGTCGTTGCTGTTGAGCGAGACTACAGCCAGATCTACGCGAAATTCACCGCGCTGGGACCGCTCCTGGACAATCTCGGCAATGGAGGAAAAGGGATTGGCTGGAACACGACGGATGAAGTCGAAAGGCTCACCTCGCTGAATGGCAAGGTGCTCAATGACACGGTCTCCAGGGGAAGACCCCGAATAGAGAGCGATATAGATGCCTGCGAGATCATTCTCATGCTGGCGCCAGAGACCAACGGCGAAGTGGCAGTCAAGGCGTGGAAATCGCTCGAAAAGCAAACCGGCAGAGAACATGCTCATCTCGCCATTCCCAAGGAAGACGAAAAGATCCGGTTCCGGGACATCGTGGCTCAGCCACGCAAGATCATCTCGTCGCCGATCTGGTCCGGCATCGAGAGTGAGCATGTCAGCTACAATGCCGGTTATACGAATGTACATGAGCTGATCCCCTGGCGCACTCTGACAGGGCGTCAGCAACTATATCAGGATCATGACTGGATGAGGGCATTCGGCGAGACACTGGTGGTCTACAAGCCGCCTGTCGATCTGAAGACCCTCCATGTGAAAGGCGACAAACCCAACGGTAACCCGGAGATCACCCTCAACTTCATTACCCCGCACCAGAAATGGGGCATCCACTCTACCTACACTGACAACCTCCTGATGCTGACGCTCAATCGCGGCGGACCCGTCGTTTGGGTTTCAGAGACGGACGCCAGGAAGGCCGGCCTCGTCGACAACGACTGGGTCGAAGTCTTCAATGCGAATGGTGCGCTGACAGCGCGGGCCGTAGTCTCTCAGCGAATCCGCGAAGGCACGATGTTCATGTATCACGCTCAGGAGAAGATCGTTAACACGCCGGGATCCGAGATTACCGGCAAGCGCGGCGGCATCCACAATTCAGTGACGCGAGCAATTCTCAAGCCAACGCACATGATCGGCGGTTACGCTCAGCTCGCCTACGGGTTCAATTATTACGGCACCGTCGGGTCAAACCGCGATGAGTTCATCATCTTACGTAAGATGTCGAAGGTTGACTGGCTCGAAACACCTGCGGCTCAAGCGGAGGGCGCACAATGA
- the narH gene encoding nitrate reductase subunit beta, whose product MKIRAQIGMVLNLDKCIGCHTCSVTCKNVWTSREGVEYAWFNNVETKPGIGFPKDWENQKRWNGGWRRKKNGRIEPRMGAKWRILAKIFANPDLPEIDDYYEPFDFDYAHLQTAPEMKAFPTARPRSKITGERMEKIEWGPNWEEILGGEFEGRSKDYNFEGVEKAIYGAFEQTFMMYLPRLCEHCLNPTCVAACPSGAIYKREEDGIVLIDQDKCRGWRMCVSACPYKKVYYNWESGKSEKCTFCYPRIEVGQPTVCSETCVGRIRYLGVLLYDADRIEAAASTPDEQDLYQAQIDVFLDPNDPAVIAQARADGIPDAWLKAAQQSPVYKMAIEWKVAFPLHPEYRTLPMVWYVPPLSPIQSAAAAVALETDAEMPDVASMRIPVRYLANLLTAGKEEPVVAALERMMAMRRYMRAKTVEGVIDHPTAERVGLTAQQIDEMYRYMAIANYEDRFVIPTNHRETSEDADGLRGGCGFTFGNGCSGGRTEVGLFGKDKRSRAKTPMEI is encoded by the coding sequence ATGAAGATCCGTGCACAGATTGGAATGGTCCTGAACCTCGACAAATGTATCGGGTGTCATACCTGTTCGGTGACCTGCAAGAACGTCTGGACCAGCCGCGAAGGTGTCGAATACGCCTGGTTCAACAATGTTGAGACCAAGCCCGGGATAGGATTTCCCAAGGATTGGGAAAACCAGAAGCGCTGGAATGGCGGCTGGCGACGCAAAAAGAACGGCCGGATCGAACCGCGTATGGGGGCAAAGTGGCGGATCCTGGCAAAGATATTTGCCAACCCGGATTTGCCTGAAATTGACGACTATTATGAGCCGTTTGATTTCGACTATGCGCATCTGCAGACGGCTCCGGAGATGAAGGCCTTTCCGACCGCGCGCCCGAGATCGAAGATAACCGGCGAGCGAATGGAAAAAATCGAATGGGGCCCGAACTGGGAGGAAATTCTCGGCGGCGAGTTCGAAGGGCGCAGCAAGGACTACAACTTCGAAGGTGTCGAGAAGGCCATCTACGGCGCCTTCGAGCAGACCTTCATGATGTACCTGCCGAGGCTCTGCGAACACTGCCTCAACCCGACCTGCGTGGCTGCCTGCCCATCGGGAGCCATCTACAAGCGCGAAGAAGACGGCATTGTACTCATCGACCAGGACAAGTGTCGCGGCTGGCGAATGTGTGTGTCGGCATGTCCCTACAAGAAAGTTTATTATAATTGGGAGAGCGGAAAATCGGAAAAATGTACCTTCTGCTATCCGCGCATTGAGGTCGGCCAGCCGACAGTCTGTTCCGAGACCTGCGTGGGACGGATCCGCTATCTTGGCGTGCTTCTGTATGATGCCGACAGGATCGAAGCTGCCGCCAGCACGCCGGATGAACAGGATCTATACCAGGCCCAGATCGACGTGTTCCTTGATCCGAACGATCCGGCGGTCATCGCTCAGGCTCGTGCGGATGGCATACCTGATGCCTGGTTGAAGGCGGCGCAGCAAAGCCCCGTCTACAAGATGGCGATTGAGTGGAAGGTCGCGTTCCCGCTGCATCCCGAATACCGGACGCTGCCCATGGTCTGGTATGTCCCGCCGCTTTCGCCGATCCAGTCGGCTGCGGCGGCCGTAGCGCTCGAGACCGATGCGGAGATGCCGGATGTCGCATCCATGCGCATTCCGGTTCGGTACCTGGCCAACCTTCTGACTGCCGGCAAGGAGGAGCCTGTTGTCGCAGCGCTCGAGCGGATGATGGCGATGCGGAGGTATATGCGCGCCAAGACTGTTGAAGGGGTGATCGACCATCCGACTGCGGAGCGCGTCGGACTGACGGCGCAACAGATCGATGAAATGTACCGCTACATGGCGATCGCGAATTACGAAGATCGTTTCGTCATTCCGACGAACCATCGCGAGACCAGTGAAGATGCGGATGGCCTTCGCGGAGGGTGTGGTTTCACATTCGGTAATGGTTGCTCCGGCGGGCGTACGGAAGTCGGCCTGTTCGGCAAGGACAAGCGCTCGCGGGCAAAAACACCGATGGAGATTTAG
- the narJ gene encoding nitrate reductase molybdenum cofactor assembly chaperone codes for MAVTYRALSRLMSYPEAMLQKEAGVCVEAIRGEGLVPDRILASLRRLADYLSGSDLYEVQSAYVDLFDRTRSLSLHLYEHVHGESRERGPAMVGLIELYREHGLEMEVSDLPDYLPVFLEFLSILPDEQAASLIGEAAHVLEAISERLKKRQSPYRSAFGALLSISDKPADQAAVRSLLSLKDDDPNDFEALDKAWAEEPVTFGPDTTQDGCSKAQSMLNQMRGG; via the coding sequence ATGGCCGTTACTTATCGCGCACTGTCGCGCCTGATGTCATATCCGGAGGCGATGCTCCAGAAGGAAGCTGGAGTTTGCGTTGAGGCTATCCGCGGTGAAGGGCTGGTGCCGGACCGCATCCTGGCGTCGCTACGCAGACTGGCCGACTATCTCTCCGGAAGTGACCTGTATGAGGTGCAGTCCGCATACGTCGATTTGTTCGACCGCACGCGTAGTCTTTCTCTTCACCTCTACGAACATGTACACGGAGAAAGCCGGGAAAGAGGGCCGGCGATGGTCGGACTGATTGAACTCTATCGCGAACATGGCCTTGAAATGGAGGTCAGCGATCTCCCCGACTACCTGCCGGTTTTCCTGGAGTTTCTGTCAATTCTCCCGGATGAGCAGGCAGCATCGCTCATTGGAGAAGCGGCTCATGTCCTGGAGGCGATCTCCGAAAGACTGAAGAAACGCCAGAGCCCCTACCGATCCGCTTTCGGCGCTTTGCTGTCCATCTCGGACAAGCCTGCCGACCAGGCAGCTGTCCGAAGTTTGCTTTCGCTCAAGGATGACGACCCCAACGACTTCGAGGCGCTCGACAAGGCGTGGGCCGAAGAACCCGTAACCTTCGGCCCCGACACGACACAGGATGGCTGCTCCAAGGCTCAGTCCATGCTCAATCAAATGCGCGGAGGCTAA
- the narI gene encoding respiratory nitrate reductase subunit gamma, whose translation MAQDYTTALASAGWLDQALFGYYPYIALAVLVIGSVVRFDREPYTWRSGSSQLLRRKQLMLGSVLFHVGVLVIFVGHFIGLLTPIELFDALGISHSAKQVLAIIAGGIAGTFAILGALILLHRRLFDPRIRATSSFGDTAILVVLTLQLALGLSTIPLSAQHLDGSEMVKFMSWAQGIFAFRPGAANYVADVHWIFKAHLFLGLTIFLVFPFTRLVHMLSAPVWYLNRRGWQLVRTRRDLAADSKRAKSSAGGV comes from the coding sequence ATGGCTCAGGATTACACGACTGCACTTGCCAGCGCGGGATGGCTCGATCAGGCCCTGTTCGGGTATTATCCCTACATCGCTCTTGCCGTATTGGTGATCGGCTCTGTCGTCCGGTTTGACCGGGAGCCCTATACGTGGCGCTCGGGGTCATCCCAACTGCTTCGACGAAAGCAGCTCATGCTGGGATCGGTGCTGTTCCATGTCGGCGTGCTGGTCATTTTCGTTGGACACTTTATCGGCTTGCTGACGCCGATTGAACTCTTTGATGCGCTGGGAATCAGTCACAGCGCCAAGCAAGTCCTTGCGATCATTGCGGGCGGGATAGCCGGTACCTTCGCAATCCTGGGCGCTCTGATCCTCCTTCATCGCCGCCTGTTCGATCCACGCATTCGTGCGACGTCGAGCTTTGGTGACACGGCAATACTCGTCGTCCTTACACTTCAACTCGCGCTTGGGCTTTCGACGATCCCGCTATCGGCGCAGCATCTTGATGGTTCAGAGATGGTGAAGTTCATGTCCTGGGCCCAGGGTATTTTCGCCTTCAGGCCCGGCGCGGCAAACTACGTCGCGGATGTTCACTGGATCTTCAAGGCGCATCTTTTTCTGGGGCTGACAATTTTCCTGGTGTTCCCTTTCACGCGTCTCGTTCACATGCTCTCGGCGCCGGTCTGGTACCTCAATAGGCGGGGGTGGCAACTCGTTCGGACCCGGCGGGATCTGGCGGCTGACAGCAAGCGGGCCAAATCATCAGCAGGAGGTGTGTGA
- a CDS encoding peptidylprolyl isomerase, which translates to MSGPTAVFHGVEVPETLLATEIQNHQAATLSEARAQAGRALAVKAVLLDRARELGLEADPERNFDGQEETCEEALIRAVLSEEIDVDAPSEADLLAVYDAQPEAFMSPPLIEAAHILVAVSGEDAIDPAAARAKATDLIFQLRSRPEIFGRLAMEHSACPSASEGGSLGQLRPGDILPEIWNALMEMKAGEVSSEPVLTEHGWHVLRLDQLSPAARLPFEYVRPHIAMKIEARFWTRAAARYVDVLLGNSAAEPRLKLDTDGRLSEEENSIPRLDGLLGSALADIESIYDQLPPRIRQSVELTADREGEAPGGVLARSIRKFLASANDEAWTQLISKLRDSSSPLVDSLDVVVAHQLPPVRTSHRLIEMRGRVETKP; encoded by the coding sequence ATGTCTGGTCCTACGGCCGTCTTCCATGGCGTGGAAGTACCTGAAACGCTACTGGCAACGGAAATCCAGAACCATCAGGCAGCGACGCTGTCAGAAGCACGTGCCCAGGCTGGACGTGCGCTGGCAGTGAAGGCCGTCCTGCTTGATCGCGCCAGAGAGCTTGGCCTGGAAGCTGACCCGGAGCGCAATTTTGACGGACAAGAGGAGACCTGTGAAGAAGCACTCATTCGCGCTGTGCTCAGTGAAGAAATAGATGTCGACGCACCTTCCGAGGCCGATCTTCTAGCCGTCTATGATGCCCAGCCAGAAGCATTTATGTCTCCGCCTCTGATCGAGGCCGCGCACATACTGGTGGCGGTTTCCGGTGAGGATGCCATTGATCCTGCCGCTGCGCGGGCAAAAGCGACTGACCTCATCTTTCAGCTAAGGTCACGTCCGGAAATTTTCGGACGGTTGGCGATGGAACATTCCGCATGTCCATCAGCCAGCGAAGGCGGGTCGCTTGGGCAGCTGCGCCCCGGCGACATCCTTCCGGAAATCTGGAACGCGCTTATGGAGATGAAGGCGGGCGAGGTTTCAAGCGAGCCCGTGCTGACTGAGCATGGCTGGCATGTTCTCCGCCTTGACCAACTGTCACCCGCCGCGCGCTTACCCTTTGAGTATGTCCGCCCCCATATCGCGATGAAGATCGAAGCACGGTTCTGGACCAGGGCAGCGGCGCGCTATGTGGATGTGCTTCTCGGGAACTCGGCGGCAGAGCCCCGGTTGAAGCTCGATACCGATGGTCGGTTATCTGAAGAAGAGAACAGCATCCCGCGCCTCGACGGACTGCTCGGTTCCGCGCTGGCAGACATCGAAAGCATTTATGATCAGCTTCCGCCACGTATTCGCCAATCTGTCGAGTTGACCGCTGATCGGGAGGGGGAGGCACCCGGCGGGGTACTCGCCCGGTCAATCCGGAAATTTCTCGCGTCTGCCAATGACGAGGCATGGACCCAGCTGATCTCCAAGCTGCGGGACAGTTCTTCTCCCCTTGTAGACAGTCTTGACGTGGTCGTCGCACACCAGCTGCCTCCGGTCCGCACGTCGCATCGCCTCATAGAGATGAGAGGCAGGGTCGAGACAAAACCCTGA
- a CDS encoding hemerythrin domain-containing protein: protein MVNIKKVGEIESAPLELLGEPLVWFFAEHYRHRDVCKRLLQLIDVVEFDRNALSAILEFLECDLPIHILDEEDDLFPLMRKRCELNDHIENVLGFLSGEHATDMHDASEVKCVIAKAISEKRGLGCYSESRSVIEQFCTGLKGHIAVENAVVLPVARVRLTETDLRNLGRRLAARRGLPDPFPEAS, encoded by the coding sequence ATGGTCAACATAAAGAAGGTCGGAGAAATCGAGTCGGCACCGCTGGAATTGCTGGGCGAGCCGCTGGTCTGGTTCTTTGCCGAGCACTATCGCCACCGCGACGTGTGCAAGCGGCTCCTTCAGCTCATTGATGTGGTTGAGTTTGACCGGAACGCGCTGAGCGCGATCCTGGAATTTCTTGAGTGTGACCTGCCCATCCACATCCTTGATGAGGAAGACGATCTCTTCCCTCTGATGCGCAAACGATGTGAGCTCAATGATCATATCGAGAATGTGCTTGGTTTTCTTTCCGGCGAACACGCGACGGACATGCATGATGCATCTGAGGTGAAGTGCGTCATCGCCAAGGCCATTTCCGAAAAACGAGGACTCGGATGTTATTCGGAATCTCGATCGGTGATCGAGCAGTTCTGCACTGGTCTGAAGGGGCATATTGCCGTTGAGAATGCCGTCGTCCTACCCGTTGCACGGGTGCGGCTTACCGAGACAGACCTGCGTAACCTTGGGCGGCGGCTTGCCGCCAGACGCGGACTTCCGGACCCATTTCCCGAGGCGTCATGA
- a CDS encoding carbonic anhydrase, producing the protein MIDTLIRNNMAWARARMHADPPFFMRLSEQQATEYLWKSCGVSRVPANEVVGLDPGELFVHRNMENLAPSRDINFLSVLQYPLKMLKVRHTIVCGGYGCGGVRAALDSNRRGLIDYWSKPVADLAHRCAERFDAITDFKTKVNATCQQNMRAQGEYVGRNRFIFDAWCRCQTFDIHGWLYSVRDGLIRNFDLTVEKAMDVETLARRSWCPDG; encoded by the coding sequence ATGATAGACACGCTCATAAGAAACAATATGGCTTGGGCCCGCGCTCGCATGCATGCAGATCCCCCGTTCTTCATGCGCCTTTCCGAACAACAGGCGACTGAATATCTATGGAAAAGCTGCGGTGTCAGCCGAGTCCCGGCGAATGAAGTCGTAGGACTGGACCCCGGCGAGCTGTTTGTTCATCGGAACATGGAAAATCTGGCGCCGTCGAGAGACATCAACTTCCTTTCGGTCCTTCAGTATCCCCTCAAGATGCTGAAGGTCAGGCACACCATCGTCTGCGGGGGTTATGGGTGTGGTGGTGTTCGCGCTGCGCTCGATAGCAACCGCCGCGGACTGATTGATTACTGGTCGAAACCGGTTGCAGACCTCGCGCACCGGTGCGCTGAGCGCTTTGATGCGATCACGGACTTCAAAACAAAGGTAAACGCTACCTGCCAACAGAATATGAGAGCCCAGGGTGAGTATGTAGGACGCAACCGCTTCATCTTCGATGCGTGGTGCCGATGTCAGACCTTTGACATACATGGTTGGCTCTACTCAGTTCGCGACGGTCTTATCCGGAACTTCGATCTGACCGTAGAAAAGGCGATGGATGTCGAAACGCTTGCGCGGCGCTCCTGGTGTCCAGATGGTTGA
- a CDS encoding molybdenum cofactor guanylyltransferase, producing the protein MVEFGVIILAGGDGTRIGGRKAERFLAGKRLIDHVSALVNGLRVPAVINVRQRGQVGKTCLPEITDHPAAEGPLAGLLAGMDWALANNLAGFVTYPCDSPFLPCDLFLRLVAAVRETDCPAVAAQQGASYPTSAAWPSTCQGTLRKYALEGRRSLHGALERCRAVQVEWSPDRSAEFMNINTMEDLLTAEHVVQSGTCRT; encoded by the coding sequence ATGGTTGAATTCGGTGTGATCATTCTGGCCGGTGGTGATGGCACGCGCATCGGCGGCAGAAAGGCTGAACGCTTTCTCGCCGGGAAGCGACTTATCGATCACGTGTCTGCGCTGGTGAATGGCTTGCGAGTGCCTGCGGTAATAAATGTCAGACAGCGAGGCCAGGTGGGAAAAACGTGTCTGCCTGAGATCACAGACCATCCGGCTGCTGAGGGACCACTTGCCGGATTGCTGGCTGGCATGGATTGGGCACTTGCGAACAACCTGGCTGGATTCGTTACATATCCTTGTGACAGCCCTTTCTTGCCTTGCGATCTGTTCCTGCGCCTTGTGGCCGCTGTCAGGGAAACCGACTGTCCTGCCGTCGCCGCGCAGCAAGGCGCATCATATCCCACATCTGCGGCTTGGCCTTCCACCTGTCAGGGCACCCTCAGGAAATACGCCCTCGAGGGACGGCGAAGCCTTCACGGAGCGCTTGAGCGCTGCCGCGCTGTTCAAGTTGAATGGAGTCCTGACCGATCCGCAGAGTTCATGAACATCAACACAATGGAAGATTTGTTGACGGCAGAACATGTTGTCCAATCCGGGACTTGCAGGACTTGA
- a CDS encoding PAS domain-containing protein, whose protein sequence is MSMSAPEALRLAPLDLFIDPLLSFQDARLRDMLAYWERQRGGKPCPARADVSPADIVSHLPSVFLVDAEPPALSLSNFRVRLMGTALNELFARDFTGRTLEGDIAEKPAAAIAKVLGVVCQLRRPLRVYGAAVFSPSGPATEIEAVLLPLSAGAGVDMVLGELVKRASA, encoded by the coding sequence ATGTCGATGTCAGCGCCGGAGGCCCTGCGGCTCGCGCCCCTCGATCTTTTCATCGACCCGCTCCTGTCGTTTCAGGATGCCCGTCTCCGCGACATGCTGGCCTATTGGGAGCGCCAGCGCGGCGGCAAGCCCTGTCCGGCGCGCGCCGATGTCAGCCCCGCCGATATTGTCAGCCATCTGCCGTCGGTTTTTCTGGTCGATGCCGAGCCGCCGGCGCTGTCGCTGTCGAACTTCCGTGTACGTCTGATGGGAACGGCGCTGAACGAACTTTTCGCGCGCGACTTCACCGGCCGCACGCTCGAAGGCGACATCGCCGAAAAGCCCGCCGCCGCCATCGCCAAGGTGCTGGGCGTCGTCTGCCAGTTGCGCCGCCCCTTGCGCGTTTACGGCGCGGCGGTTTTTTCGCCATCGGGTCCCGCGACCGAAATCGAGGCGGTGCTGTTGCCGCTCTCGGCCGGCGCCGGCGTCGACATGGTGCTGGGCGAGCTCGTCAAACGGGCATCGGCGTGA